One stretch of Weissella koreensis KACC 15510 DNA includes these proteins:
- a CDS encoding cell division protein ZapA — MNRVKGNVLGKSYTLSTPEDEAHMQAVFKLINTQLADLQKQNPSLEQDDALVLMAINALSDQLRMQRKYEEN, encoded by the coding sequence ATGAATCGAGTAAAAGGAAATGTACTAGGTAAAAGTTATACCTTGTCAACACCAGAAGACGAAGCTCATATGCAGGCTGTTTTTAAGTTAATTAATACACAATTAGCTGATTTACAAAAGCAGAATCCAAGTCTAGAGCAAGATGATGCATTAGTCTTAATGGCAATAAACGCTTTATCTGATCAACTTAGGATGCAACGTAAATACGAGGAAAACTAA
- the yihA gene encoding ribosome biogenesis GTP-binding protein YihA/YsxC, translating to MEVHNVEMVMSAVGPSQYPTDKLPEIALIGRSNVGKSSLTNTLINRKSFARTSSQPGKTQTLNFYKVEDQVFFVDVPGYGYAKVSKSSRAKFQVMIGEYLSKRQVLKGVVQLVDARHAPSKEDVEMYQWLTSDEMGGLPVLVVATKADKIARGRWNKAESTIKKELQFKDQTSDFEIFSSETKYGKDIVWEWIEARMLDGTDFAETDD from the coding sequence ATGGAAGTGCATAATGTTGAAATGGTAATGTCAGCGGTAGGACCTAGTCAATATCCAACTGATAAATTACCTGAAATTGCTTTAATTGGACGTTCCAACGTTGGAAAATCTTCGTTAACGAATACTTTAATCAATCGTAAGTCGTTTGCTCGAACTTCATCCCAACCAGGAAAAACACAAACTTTGAATTTTTATAAAGTTGAGGATCAGGTGTTTTTCGTCGATGTTCCAGGATATGGTTACGCTAAAGTTTCGAAAAGTTCACGTGCAAAATTTCAAGTTATGATTGGTGAATATTTATCAAAACGACAGGTCTTAAAAGGAGTAGTTCAATTAGTTGATGCTCGACACGCACCTTCAAAAGAAGATGTTGAGATGTATCAATGGCTAACTTCTGATGAAATGGGCGGATTGCCAGTTTTAGTTGTCGCAACTAAGGCTGATAAAATTGCTCGCGGACGTTGGAATAAAGCAGAGAGTACTATTAAAAAGGAACTGCAGTTTAAGGACCAAACATCAGACTTTGAAATTTTCTCTTCTGAGACAAAATATGGAAAAGATATTGTTTGGGAATGGATTGAAGCTCGGATGTTGGATGGAACTGACTTTGCTGAAACAGATGATTAA
- a CDS encoding CvpA family protein, protein MVITVGILVLFLMAIMNGYRSGLVKTLFRFVGRIIIWVVAVMLSHNIGQFLADNLQWSIGSNWSSPVTDNLVDKSSSFLYSGIGFTIITVIGFYLLHRLQSGLAFINKVPLVGTANRLAGALLSFIIMYLGVFFFLYIAGALDISLLHEQITYSTLAQIIMQQTPILSEKIYEWFLLI, encoded by the coding sequence ATGGTCATTACAGTTGGAATTTTAGTTCTTTTTTTGATGGCGATCATGAATGGTTATCGTAGTGGGTTAGTAAAAACTCTTTTTCGTTTTGTGGGCCGGATTATCATTTGGGTGGTAGCTGTAATGTTATCTCACAATATTGGACAATTTTTAGCAGATAACCTACAATGGTCGATTGGATCTAACTGGTCATCACCAGTAACGGACAATTTAGTGGATAAATCTAGTAGTTTCCTATATTCTGGGATCGGATTTACAATAATTACGGTAATTGGATTTTATCTTTTACACCGTTTACAAAGCGGATTGGCATTTATTAATAAGGTGCCTTTGGTTGGAACGGCTAACCGTTTAGCTGGGGCGTTGCTTAGTTTTATAATTATGTATTTAGGAGTGTTTTTCTTCTTATATATAGCTGGAGCGTTGGATATATCATTGCTACATGAGCAAATTACCTATTCAACATTAGCTCAAATTATTATGCAGCAGACTCCTATATTATCTGAAAAAATATATGAATGGTTTTTGTTAATATAA
- a CDS encoding nucleoside 2-deoxyribosyltransferase, with protein sequence MKNIYLAGPFFSDEQIARLERVEAALEKNPTVASFYSPFRHQLEDLEFGSKEWAEAVFDEDRRELHNSEVVVGIVDYQDEHVDPGTAWELGYAGMQEKPVIVFKEKDGGINIMISVPGHAFVKDATDLAEYDFDALPKGDWDGPVF encoded by the coding sequence ATGAAAAACATTTATTTGGCTGGGCCATTTTTTAGTGACGAACAAATCGCACGTTTAGAACGAGTAGAAGCTGCTTTGGAAAAGAATCCAACGGTAGCATCGTTTTATAGCCCTTTCCGGCATCAATTAGAAGATCTTGAATTTGGCTCAAAAGAATGGGCTGAAGCAGTTTTTGATGAAGATCGTCGTGAATTGCATAATTCTGAAGTAGTCGTTGGAATTGTTGATTATCAAGATGAACATGTCGACCCAGGAACAGCTTGGGAATTGGGTTATGCTGGTATGCAAGAAAAGCCAGTTATTGTATTCAAGGAAAAAGACGGTGGAATTAATATCATGATTTCTGTTCCTGGTCATGCGTTTGTTAAAGATGCAACAGACCTTGCTGAATATGATTTCGATGCTCTTCCAAAGGGTGACTGGGATGGACCAGTCTTCTAA
- the hisS gene encoding histidine--tRNA ligase, producing MAQSMYQKPKGTADLLPGESHKWHYVEETARLLFGDYQYQEIRTPIFESFEVFSRTSGDTSDVVTKEMYDFNDKGDRHLALRPEGTAGVVRSFVENKLFGPEYQKPYKAFYIGPMFRYERPQAGRMRQFHQIGVEAFGADDPSLDAEMIAMVVDFFQTLGLSNLKVVVNTLGDVESRQAYRQALIDYLTPHFSELSHDSQVRLEKNPLRVLDSKDAKDQEIVADAPSILDYLSVDAKARFEKLQILLDALGIEYEIDANVVRGLDYYNHTIFEVMTQSKALGHGWTTIAGGGRYNGLVEELGGPELSGIGFGIGLERLMLLLENENAVLPEAPTLDLYVANQGDGTDLVALQLVQAARSFGYSVDRDYLQRKLKGQFKSADRQKARYVVVIGDRELETQSANLKNMQTGKEVNLKLAELYTNLPTYLTDENDVDEDNNMEAE from the coding sequence ATGGCACAAAGTATGTATCAAAAGCCCAAAGGAACGGCTGATTTATTACCCGGAGAATCACATAAATGGCATTATGTAGAGGAAACGGCACGCTTATTATTTGGTGATTACCAATATCAAGAAATTAGAACGCCTATTTTCGAAAGTTTTGAAGTTTTTTCAAGAACCTCAGGTGATACTTCTGATGTGGTAACAAAAGAAATGTATGATTTTAATGATAAAGGAGATCGACATTTAGCATTGCGTCCAGAAGGAACGGCGGGGGTAGTTCGTTCCTTTGTTGAAAATAAATTATTTGGACCGGAGTATCAAAAACCATATAAAGCATTTTATATTGGACCAATGTTTCGTTATGAACGACCTCAAGCTGGTAGAATGCGTCAATTCCATCAAATTGGGGTCGAAGCATTTGGGGCAGATGATCCATCACTAGATGCAGAAATGATCGCTATGGTGGTAGACTTCTTTCAAACTTTAGGTCTTTCAAATTTGAAAGTTGTGGTAAACACTTTAGGTGATGTAGAGTCACGTCAAGCGTATCGTCAAGCTTTGATTGATTATTTAACTCCTCACTTTTCTGAATTGTCACATGATTCGCAAGTGCGTTTGGAAAAAAATCCGCTACGAGTATTAGATTCAAAAGATGCTAAGGACCAAGAAATTGTGGCAGATGCTCCTTCAATTCTAGATTACCTTTCTGTTGATGCTAAGGCTCGATTTGAGAAACTTCAAATCTTATTAGATGCGTTGGGAATTGAATATGAAATTGATGCTAATGTTGTTCGCGGATTGGATTATTATAATCACACAATTTTTGAAGTAATGACTCAATCAAAGGCATTAGGACATGGATGGACTACTATTGCTGGAGGAGGACGTTATAACGGACTAGTTGAAGAATTAGGCGGACCTGAATTGTCAGGAATCGGATTTGGAATTGGACTAGAACGTTTAATGCTCTTGTTAGAGAATGAAAATGCAGTTCTACCTGAGGCACCGACTCTTGATCTTTATGTAGCTAATCAAGGTGATGGCACCGATTTGGTGGCTTTGCAATTAGTTCAAGCAGCTCGTTCGTTTGGCTATTCAGTTGATCGAGATTACTTGCAACGTAAATTAAAGGGACAATTTAAGTCAGCTGATCGTCAAAAAGCACGATATGTGGTGGTGATTGGGGACCGCGAATTAGAAACTCAGAGTGCTAATTTAAAGAATATGCAAACTGGAAAAGAAGTTAATCTTAAATTGGCTGAATTGTACACGAATTTGCCCACTTATTTAACTGATGAAAATGATGTAGACGAAGATAATAATATGGAGGCTGAATAG
- a CDS encoding hydroxymethylglutaryl-CoA synthase codes for MQVGIDQISFFSPNYYIDMVDLAMAREQDPNKYLIGIGQTQQAVIPPTQDAVTMAANAAESILTDTDREQLDLIIFATESGVDNSKSAAAYLQRLLGIQSYARTIEIKQACYAGTYGLMQARDYVELNPNKKVLVVASDIARYGLGTSGEVTQGGGAVAMLVTANPRIMTLERDNQFMTKEVMDFWRPVYATEARVDGKFSNDVYQSFFVELWDRYRHITGKDINDFKAFVFHLPYTKLGLKGLRKILPEADEAKQISLLEQFEASRVDNKNIGNLYTGSLYLSLLSLLNHSHDLIAGDRIGLFSYGSGAEGEFYSGIIQENYQEALVTDQMENILSNRTKLSILEYETMFNSALMGADDRQLDGTKDPAKYILTGLREERRQYEQH; via the coding sequence ATGCAAGTTGGAATTGATCAAATTAGTTTCTTTTCACCAAATTATTATATTGATATGGTTGATTTGGCCATGGCAAGAGAGCAAGACCCCAATAAATATTTAATTGGGATTGGTCAGACTCAACAAGCAGTAATACCACCAACACAAGATGCTGTAACAATGGCTGCTAATGCAGCTGAATCTATTTTAACAGACACAGATCGGGAGCAACTTGATTTAATTATTTTTGCTACCGAATCTGGAGTGGATAATTCAAAATCAGCTGCTGCTTATTTACAACGTCTATTAGGAATTCAATCATATGCTCGAACAATTGAAATTAAACAAGCTTGTTATGCTGGAACATATGGATTAATGCAAGCTCGTGATTATGTGGAATTAAATCCTAATAAAAAAGTCTTAGTAGTAGCAAGTGATATTGCTCGTTATGGGCTTGGAACTAGTGGTGAAGTGACGCAGGGTGGTGGTGCAGTAGCAATGTTAGTTACGGCTAACCCACGAATTATGACTTTAGAACGTGATAATCAATTTATGACTAAAGAAGTAATGGATTTTTGGCGGCCAGTTTATGCCACAGAAGCGCGAGTTGACGGTAAATTTTCAAACGATGTTTATCAATCATTCTTTGTGGAATTATGGGACCGTTACCGCCATATAACAGGTAAAGATATTAATGATTTTAAAGCCTTTGTCTTTCATTTGCCATACACTAAATTGGGCTTAAAAGGATTGCGTAAAATTTTGCCAGAAGCGGATGAAGCCAAGCAAATTAGCCTCTTGGAACAATTTGAAGCGAGCCGTGTAGATAATAAGAATATTGGTAATTTGTACACTGGTTCATTGTATCTTAGTCTGCTTTCATTATTGAATCATAGTCATGACTTGATTGCTGGTGATCGAATCGGATTATTTTCATATGGATCAGGGGCTGAAGGAGAATTTTACTCTGGTATTATTCAAGAAAACTATCAAGAAGCTTTGGTTACGGATCAAATGGAAAATATTTTATCAAATCGAACTAAGCTATCAATTCTAGAATATGAAACAATGTTTAATAGCGCTTTAATGGGCGCAGATGATCGACAATTGGATGGGACTAAAGATCCTGCTAAATATATTTTAACGGGTCTAAGAGAAGAGCGACGCCAATACGAGCAGCATTGA
- a CDS encoding endonuclease MutS2, with translation MNQKILETLEYDAIKKQLQNKMVTAGGAQELATLTPTDDATEMQQWLAETADAMTIIRMAGGMQLTRLGNIQPQMKRLKIDADLNGTELAQVGRVLFATGQVKQFFENFIFDHDEKLLNLQSYVDRLITLPEVTRQLNQSIDQDGRITDEASPELKRVRQLILGTENGIRQKMQEYTRGKMAKYLSDPIVTIRNDRYVVPVRAENRNKFGGVVHDQSQTGQTLYIEPAPVVDLNNRLKEAQLKERAEEAQVLHDLSAALQPYQDEILENAKVLGHLDFVNAKALYAIDLKAVQPEYSPEQHIRLLQARHPLLDQKQAVANDIILGEDYTAIIVTGPNTGGKTITLKTLGLLQIMAQSGLFIPADEYSTVGIFDNIFADIGDEQSIEQSLSTFSSHMVNIVDILDKMTPNSLVLFDELGAGTDPQEGAALAMAILDAVGAIGAYTVATTHYPELKVYGYNRVDTINASMEFDVETLRPTYRFMIGIPGRSNALEISKRLGLSENIIDQASQLTSDDSQELNDMIQDLVDKRNLVTKQKIELEQQLQLNRVKTNQLDQATEKIAVEQATMLEKAQKEANHIVAESRQKADRIIDDLHRLQRQGGNVKENQIIDAKGALNALRQEPTAENNRILRRAKAKKQVNIEVGDTVLVPEYGQQGTILRKLKDGKYEVQIGILKMVLPGAEIEKQSGVMATKATKTSKPKSSAKKSRSVSTNQAMNRANASATLDLRGVRYDAAMHELDRFIDSALLNNLSSVEIIHGKGTGAIRKGTHEYLRSHRAVKEFNFTGPDQGATYVEFN, from the coding sequence ATGAATCAAAAAATTTTAGAAACCCTTGAATATGATGCTATAAAAAAACAGTTACAGAATAAAATGGTAACCGCTGGTGGTGCACAAGAATTAGCAACATTAACACCAACAGATGATGCTACAGAAATGCAACAATGGTTAGCTGAGACAGCAGATGCCATGACGATTATTCGAATGGCTGGGGGGATGCAATTAACTAGACTAGGCAATATTCAGCCTCAAATGAAGCGACTTAAAATTGATGCTGATTTGAATGGTACAGAGTTAGCCCAAGTTGGGCGGGTTTTGTTTGCAACAGGTCAGGTAAAACAATTTTTCGAAAACTTTATCTTCGATCATGATGAAAAATTATTGAATCTTCAAAGTTATGTCGATCGATTGATTACATTACCAGAAGTGACGCGTCAACTAAATCAATCAATTGATCAAGATGGTCGAATAACGGATGAAGCTTCGCCAGAATTGAAACGAGTACGTCAGCTAATTTTAGGAACGGAGAATGGTATTCGGCAAAAAATGCAAGAATACACCCGGGGTAAGATGGCTAAATATTTGTCTGATCCGATTGTAACTATTCGAAATGATCGATATGTGGTACCAGTGCGTGCTGAAAATAGAAATAAATTTGGAGGTGTTGTTCACGATCAAAGTCAAACTGGACAAACACTGTATATTGAACCAGCACCAGTTGTGGATTTAAATAATCGTTTGAAAGAGGCGCAACTAAAAGAACGGGCGGAAGAAGCACAAGTCTTGCATGATCTATCAGCGGCATTACAACCATATCAAGATGAAATTTTAGAAAATGCTAAAGTTTTGGGACATCTTGATTTTGTGAACGCTAAGGCACTTTATGCGATTGACCTGAAGGCCGTGCAACCTGAATATAGTCCAGAACAACATATTCGTTTATTACAAGCGCGCCATCCTTTATTGGATCAAAAGCAGGCAGTTGCTAATGATATTATTTTGGGCGAAGATTATACGGCGATTATTGTAACTGGACCTAACACTGGTGGGAAAACCATTACTTTGAAGACGTTGGGATTGTTACAGATTATGGCTCAATCTGGGCTATTTATTCCAGCTGATGAATATTCTACCGTTGGGATTTTTGATAATATTTTTGCTGATATTGGGGATGAACAGTCAATTGAACAATCCCTCTCAACGTTTAGCTCACACATGGTGAACATTGTTGATATTTTGGACAAAATGACGCCAAACTCATTGGTGCTTTTTGATGAATTGGGAGCAGGAACTGATCCTCAAGAAGGAGCAGCATTAGCGATGGCGATTTTAGATGCTGTCGGAGCTATAGGTGCTTATACGGTAGCGACGACCCATTATCCAGAATTGAAAGTTTATGGGTATAATCGAGTTGATACTATTAATGCCTCAATGGAATTTGATGTGGAAACATTAAGACCCACCTATCGATTTATGATTGGAATTCCGGGACGTTCTAATGCGTTAGAAATTTCAAAACGTTTGGGACTGTCGGAAAATATCATTGATCAAGCTAGCCAATTAACGAGTGACGATTCACAAGAATTAAATGATATGATTCAAGATTTGGTTGATAAAAGAAACTTGGTTACTAAGCAAAAGATTGAATTGGAACAACAATTACAGTTAAATCGAGTTAAAACCAATCAATTGGACCAAGCAACTGAAAAAATTGCAGTTGAACAAGCTACAATGTTAGAAAAGGCACAAAAAGAGGCTAATCATATTGTAGCTGAATCACGGCAAAAAGCAGATCGTATTATCGATGATTTGCATCGATTGCAACGTCAAGGCGGTAATGTGAAAGAAAATCAAATTATTGATGCTAAGGGTGCTTTAAATGCACTCCGTCAAGAACCTACCGCTGAAAATAATCGAATTTTACGACGCGCTAAAGCTAAGAAGCAGGTTAATATTGAGGTTGGAGATACGGTCTTGGTACCAGAATATGGACAACAAGGGACTATCTTACGTAAATTAAAAGATGGAAAATATGAAGTTCAAATCGGAATCCTCAAGATGGTCTTGCCAGGAGCTGAAATTGAGAAGCAAAGTGGGGTAATGGCAACTAAAGCTACCAAGACTAGTAAGCCAAAAAGTAGTGCTAAAAAAAGTCGTAGTGTCAGCACGAATCAAGCCATGAATCGTGCTAATGCCTCAGCGACACTTGATTTAAGAGGCGTTCGATATGATGCAGCGATGCACGAGTTAGATCGATTTATTGATAGTGCCTTATTGAATAATTTATCCAGTGTAGAAATTATTCACGGGAAAGGAACCGGTGCCATTCGTAAAGGTACACACGAATACCTGCGATCACATCGAGCTGTTAAAGAATTTAATTTTACGGGCCCAGATCAAGGTGCTACTTACGTTGAATTCAATTAA
- a CDS encoding aldo/keto reductase, whose translation MSKTLENKISLNNGKQMPQMGLGVYQIPEDQTAAVVEQGIINGYRLIDTAQIYHNEIGTGVGIKAGLASANLKREDLFITSKIWNRNLNYEESLAAVEDSLTKLQLDYLDLYLIHWPGQGSFKPAWQALETMYKAGKIKAIGVSNFNTEHLATLDTFKTVEPVINQIELHPALTQLPLRSILAERKIVTEAWSPLMQGKLFTEPLLVQLAEKYHKNPAQIILKWDLQQGLVVITKSVNPDRLKANADLDDFELTAVEVDAISALNQNVRVGPDPAEFDF comes from the coding sequence ATGTCTAAAACATTAGAAAATAAAATTAGTTTAAATAATGGAAAACAAATGCCACAAATGGGATTAGGCGTTTACCAAATTCCAGAGGATCAAACTGCTGCAGTGGTGGAACAAGGAATTATTAATGGATACCGTTTAATTGATACAGCACAAATTTATCATAATGAAATTGGAACAGGAGTAGGAATTAAAGCTGGATTAGCTTCAGCTAATTTAAAACGAGAAGATTTATTTATTACATCTAAGATATGGAATCGTAATTTAAATTATGAGGAATCATTGGCTGCAGTGGAAGATAGCTTGACTAAATTACAATTAGATTATCTTGATTTATATTTAATTCATTGGCCTGGACAAGGGAGCTTTAAGCCAGCTTGGCAAGCGTTAGAAACAATGTATAAAGCTGGAAAAATTAAAGCGATTGGGGTTAGTAACTTTAATACTGAGCATTTAGCCACCCTTGATACTTTTAAAACAGTTGAACCTGTAATTAATCAAATTGAATTACATCCAGCTTTAACGCAGCTACCCTTACGCTCAATTCTAGCTGAACGTAAGATTGTAACCGAAGCTTGGTCACCGTTGATGCAAGGAAAACTATTTACCGAGCCATTATTAGTACAATTAGCTGAAAAATATCATAAGAATCCGGCCCAAATTATTTTAAAGTGGGATCTTCAACAAGGATTAGTTGTTATTACAAAGTCGGTAAATCCTGATCGCTTAAAAGCGAATGCAGATTTAGATGATTTTGAATTAACAGCGGTTGAAGTGGATGCGATTAGTGCTTTGAATCAGAATGTTCGAGTTGGTCCAGATCCAGCTGAATTTGATTTTTAA
- the coaBC gene encoding bifunctional phosphopantothenoylcysteine decarboxylase/phosphopantothenate--cysteine ligase CoaBC, with amino-acid sequence MFENKKIVLIVTGGIAAYKAAIFARLLMKAGATVRVVMTANALEFVTEKTFAVLTKQPVLTDLFNPAQSTQVGHVEIADWADYMMVVPATANIISKIAQGIGDDVASTVLLARHTPLLVAPAMNANMYNNPAVQRNLQQLRQDQVLILEPAYGMLAEGYAGLGRLPEPDELLAQAELKLRQIQGTSLEGQHYLVTAGGTREYLDPVRYIGNRSSGKMGYAIAQALTEAGAKVTLISTVNLKVPVGTEVISVQSALEMQAEIDKLFPQSDGLVMAAAVADFRTAEVATQKIKKNQNQGLDLQLTQNPDLVATFGAKKQNQKVIAFAAETNDLIEHAQTKLQKKHADLLVANDVSRTDRGFGVDQNQVTILEPGQPNETLPLLSKIETARLIVQRIIKLSVGEN; translated from the coding sequence ATGTTTGAGAATAAAAAGATTGTTTTAATTGTGACTGGTGGCATTGCGGCTTATAAGGCAGCAATATTTGCACGACTTTTAATGAAAGCTGGTGCAACAGTTCGGGTGGTGATGACAGCAAATGCCCTTGAATTCGTAACTGAAAAAACTTTTGCGGTTTTGACGAAACAACCGGTTTTAACGGACCTCTTTAATCCAGCGCAGAGTACCCAAGTTGGACATGTTGAAATTGCTGATTGGGCTGATTATATGATGGTCGTACCGGCGACAGCTAATATTATTAGTAAAATCGCTCAAGGAATTGGGGATGATGTTGCTAGTACTGTTTTATTAGCTCGACATACACCATTATTGGTTGCACCTGCGATGAATGCAAATATGTATAATAACCCAGCCGTTCAACGGAATTTGCAACAATTAAGACAAGACCAGGTCTTAATATTAGAACCGGCTTATGGTATGTTGGCAGAAGGATATGCTGGATTAGGACGGTTGCCCGAACCTGATGAGTTATTGGCTCAGGCTGAACTAAAGCTTCGACAAATACAAGGGACTTCATTGGAAGGGCAACATTATTTAGTCACCGCGGGTGGTACAAGAGAATATTTGGATCCAGTACGTTATATTGGTAATCGTTCTTCAGGTAAAATGGGTTATGCAATTGCACAAGCCTTAACGGAGGCAGGAGCCAAAGTAACCTTGATTTCAACAGTTAACTTAAAAGTACCAGTCGGGACTGAAGTTATCTCGGTGCAATCGGCATTAGAAATGCAAGCTGAAATAGATAAACTGTTTCCTCAAAGTGACGGATTAGTAATGGCGGCAGCAGTAGCTGATTTCCGAACAGCTGAAGTCGCGACACAAAAAATTAAGAAGAATCAGAATCAAGGACTTGATTTACAGCTAACCCAAAATCCTGATTTAGTAGCTACTTTTGGTGCTAAAAAACAGAATCAAAAAGTAATTGCTTTTGCAGCGGAAACAAATGATTTAATTGAGCATGCGCAGACTAAGTTACAAAAAAAGCATGCAGATTTATTAGTTGCAAATGATGTTAGTCGAACAGATCGTGGTTTCGGGGTTGATCAAAATCAAGTGACCATTCTAGAACCAGGTCAACCAAATGAAACGTTACCATTGTTAAGTAAAATTGAAACAGCTCGCTTGATCGTGCAAAGGATCATAAAATTATCAGTAGGAGAAAATTAA
- a CDS encoding N-acetylmuramoyl-L-alanine amidase, with protein MLRRGLDIIKKFLIRFWLPLGITIGMLAIAITFTMVLLARQQITVHISNITVRQGPDVLKSAEGILKKGEHLNILDRDNGWYKIQREDETTGWVAGWLLERKEPVKHMNLLSEATIELDPGHGGSDNGASSIDKKHFEKNYTLSLAQKTKNELEKNYGTRVFMSRDDDRVVGLLKIPKVGESHRANAFVSFHFDSTEENNTGSGFTAYYGKEDNGSQELAQYLNSSMAPTMPIKNLGVKQADYMVLKYNSVPAALLENGYINSSRDFKNIKNVDYQKKIAKRVPLGLEQYLNYQAKQAE; from the coding sequence ATGTTGCGACGTGGATTGGATATAATCAAGAAATTTTTAATACGTTTCTGGCTCCCTTTGGGGATTACAATCGGAATGTTGGCAATTGCAATTACATTTACGATGGTACTATTAGCTCGACAACAAATTACGGTTCATATCAGTAACATAACTGTTCGCCAAGGACCAGACGTTTTAAAATCAGCTGAAGGAATTTTAAAAAAGGGTGAACACCTAAATATTTTGGACCGAGATAATGGTTGGTACAAAATTCAGCGTGAGGATGAGACCACAGGTTGGGTGGCAGGTTGGTTGCTGGAGCGTAAAGAACCTGTAAAGCATATGAACTTGTTGTCAGAGGCAACGATTGAATTGGACCCAGGTCATGGTGGCTCAGATAATGGAGCGTCAAGTATTGATAAAAAACATTTTGAAAAAAATTATACTTTATCTTTGGCGCAAAAGACTAAAAATGAGTTAGAAAAAAATTATGGAACACGAGTTTTTATGTCACGTGACGATGATCGTGTTGTTGGCTTATTGAAGATTCCAAAGGTGGGTGAATCACATCGAGCGAATGCTTTTGTCTCATTCCATTTTGATTCAACGGAAGAAAATAATACCGGAAGTGGTTTTACGGCTTACTACGGAAAAGAAGACAATGGTTCGCAAGAATTGGCTCAATATTTGAATAGTTCAATGGCACCAACGATGCCAATTAAAAACTTAGGAGTTAAACAAGCTGATTATATGGTTTTGAAATATAATTCAGTCCCAGCAGCATTGCTTGAAAATGGTTATATCAATTCAAGTCGTGATTTTAAAAATATTAAAAATGTAGATTATCAGAAAAAGATTGCTAAGCGAGTTCCGCTAGGGTTAGAGCAGTACTTGAATTATCAAGCAAAACAAGCAGAATAA